CCTCTTGTGGATGTTCAAATACCTGTTTTAGTGGTGTTTCCTTTTGTAGAGCTAGGTATTGAACTGACGCAAAAAACAAATTCGGTTTTGGCTGTGTTTGTGGGATATGCGTGATCAAGTTTAATAACGGCTCATGATTGATAATACGCTGACACCAATACTCATATAACGGACTTCTACCATGCGCCTCCATTTCAGCAAAGCGTTGAAATGTTGCGATTAATTTCTCCATAAGTACACCTCATTTCGTTGATGATGTTATTGTATAATGATTGTTATATTAAGGGAATTAATGAAAATTAATGAGTGTGATTAATAATTTTAATCAAAGGGGTGGAAGTTTTGGATCTAAAATGGTTAAAAACGTTTATTACGGTTTATGAAGAAGGGAGCTTTCGTGCTGCGGCAGAAAAGTTATTTATATCGCAGCCAAGTATTACCGTACATATAAAAGCATTGGAAGAGGAGTTGCAGGTAGCGTTATTTCAACGTGAGCACACGAAAGTAAGTGTTACTACTGTTGGCGAACAGTATTATAAGATGGCTAAAAAATTATTAGCGCATGTTGAGGAAAGTAAAAACGAAATACGTAATGTGTCTGGTAATCAGAAAACACGTCTTGTGATTGCACTTTCTTCGGCATTAATTTCAACAGATATCCTTAAAGTCATTCATGATTTCGTTGAACTAAATCCAAATTATGAGGTAGAAATTGTCATGGAGGACGGGAAATATGTGGACGCGACACTAAGAAATCAACAAGCCGATGTTGTGATTAGCTTACAAAAAACCAAATCGAAGGACTTACATTCAGAGCGTTTGATTCGTTCAAAGGTCAAGTTGATTTATTCATCAAATTTGCGAATAGAGGGAATTTATCATGATCAAAAGATAAAGGAGTTGCTTATCAATTACCCCCTTTATACGGGTTATTTACATGAGCATGCACCGATTGTAGAGGATTTAGAGCGAGAGTATAGCATAAGGCGTTATCACAACGTACAGGATAGTATTTTTGCAATCAAGCTAATAAGTGAAGGGCTAGGAATTGGACTGTTGCCGGAAGTTCAAATAAAAACAGAGCTAGCGGAAGGGAAATTAAAAGTGCTTGATATTGGTGCGCTGGGGTCTGTTTACGCCGTTGATATTTATATGAGTCACCTACGAAATCAAGCGAAGTTAAATCCATTTTTAAGCTATGTAAGAAGTCGATTTGAATAATCATGCTCGTCGTCTTATGTATACGAACACGATCATTCAAATGTTTATTTTAAAAAGCGCTCCGTATGTTCAATAATATGGTGTTTAAATGAACGCAACTCTGCCGGTGAAAAGTTAATGGCTGCTTCATTTATTTTTTATCTAAAGCTGGAAGAATAGTGACGCAGACAATTCCAACGATGAATAAGTAGCTTGATATAATGAAGCCCAAAGTTAATACACCAATCGTATCGATCAAATAGCCAAATAATAAATAGCCTGGGATGCCGCCACCGATACAAATCATATTATAAACGCTAAATACTCGGGCAAGATGTGTACTTTCCACATGTGTTTGAAGATAGCTGACTACAAAGATATTCAGGATTCCTTGTGATATACCTCCAATTACTAATAGACATTGTAATAATAAAAGGGGCCACTCTAATGCAAAGCACAATATTGCTAAACTAAAAGCAAATAGGGACAATAATAAACCATATTTTTTATTCATATTTTTGTAAAGGTAGGGGCTTATTAATGAACCGATAATGATGCCAATAAACGTCGGTGTGGTGAATAAATATAGGTTTTCGGCACCTTTATTTAGTACTAATTTTAAGTAATTAATTAAGTAAAGGTCAATAGAGGCACCAGCCATCCAGCCTAGACCAAAGACAATAAATAGCCTAAAAATTACTTTATCGTTTTTAATATAGGATAGCCCTTCTTTGATTGAATACATGAATGGCGGATTTTCAGTAGATAGTTGTCTGTTTCGAAAAGATGGGCGAATAAATGAAATTGCAACAAAAGAAATAACATAAAATACTGTAACGATAATCAACCCTTCATTTGAACCTACATTTAAATAAAATAGTAAAGCTGCAAACGAATAGGAAAGTAGCTTTGCA
The sequence above is a segment of the Solibacillus sp. FSL H8-0523 genome. Coding sequences within it:
- a CDS encoding MFS transporter; its protein translation is MLKNKKFLLLFSATFFSSFGDATLFVILLSMLQSLGGSGVSTSFYFIFSAVPVLLFGLHIGAFVENKSLQKVMIYSDITRILFLLIFYLYNLLFTQTIFTIYLLIFFVTFINIFFTTASSTLMPHIVEHSNIPKANSLFRIITMIAKLLSYSFAALLFYLNVGSNEGLIIVTVFYVISFVAISFIRPSFRNRQLSTENPPFMYSIKEGLSYIKNDKVIFRLFIVFGLGWMAGASIDLYLINYLKLVLNKGAENLYLFTTPTFIGIIIGSLISPYLYKNMNKKYGLLLSLFAFSLAILCFALEWPLLLLQCLLVIGGISQGILNIFVVSYLQTHVESTHLARVFSVYNMICIGGGIPGYLLFGYLIDTIGVLTLGFIISSYLFIVGIVCVTILPALDKK
- a CDS encoding LysR family transcriptional regulator — its product is MDLKWLKTFITVYEEGSFRAAAEKLFISQPSITVHIKALEEELQVALFQREHTKVSVTTVGEQYYKMAKKLLAHVEESKNEIRNVSGNQKTRLVIALSSALISTDILKVIHDFVELNPNYEVEIVMEDGKYVDATLRNQQADVVISLQKTKSKDLHSERLIRSKVKLIYSSNLRIEGIYHDQKIKELLINYPLYTGYLHEHAPIVEDLEREYSIRRYHNVQDSIFAIKLISEGLGIGLLPEVQIKTELAEGKLKVLDIGALGSVYAVDIYMSHLRNQAKLNPFLSYVRSRFE